In the genome of Massilia sp. PAMC28688, one region contains:
- the tal gene encoding transaldolase, whose product MMSETSAFTSRLKAVAELGQQIWLDNLSHELVASGALAAWIADDGIQGVTSNPSIFFNAIRSDAAYQAALPALRRTHADPEARFEALVLPDVQRACELFLPMYQGSDGQAGFVSFEVSPRLAHDAAATVAAARRLWQAIDRPNAMIKIPATEAGIAALEEVIFAGINVNVTLIFGPRQLAAVRAAHRRGLARRLEAKLSVQRIASVASVFISRVDAAVAALLPPSAEGLKGKAAIASARLAYRDFLGDSGFAVFAAFGATPQWLLWASTGTKDPAMRDVTYVEELIGAGTVNTVPDATLLAFRDHGEARPSLAEGVEEAQATLAQLSRHGIELDTIGNDLLRQGLTQFEQAYASLLALLD is encoded by the coding sequence ATGATGAGTGAAACAAGCGCCTTCACCAGCCGGCTCAAGGCGGTGGCAGAACTGGGCCAGCAGATCTGGCTCGACAACCTGAGCCATGAGCTGGTCGCCTCCGGCGCGCTGGCTGCGTGGATAGCCGACGACGGCATCCAGGGCGTCACCTCCAATCCCTCCATATTCTTTAACGCGATCCGCAGCGACGCTGCCTACCAGGCCGCCCTGCCCGCCCTGCGGCGCACCCATGCCGACCCGGAAGCGCGCTTTGAAGCGCTGGTCTTGCCTGATGTGCAGCGCGCCTGCGAGCTGTTCCTGCCGATGTACCAGGGCAGCGACGGTCAGGCCGGCTTTGTCAGTTTTGAAGTGTCGCCGCGCCTGGCGCACGATGCCGCCGCCACCGTTGCCGCCGCGCGCCGCCTGTGGCAAGCGATCGACCGCCCCAACGCCATGATCAAGATCCCGGCCACCGAGGCCGGCATCGCTGCCCTGGAAGAAGTGATCTTCGCCGGCATCAACGTTAACGTGACCCTCATCTTTGGCCCACGCCAGCTCGCTGCCGTGCGCGCCGCCCACCGCCGCGGCCTGGCCCGGCGCCTGGAAGCGAAACTGTCGGTGCAGCGTATTGCCAGTGTGGCCAGTGTGTTCATCAGCCGGGTCGATGCCGCCGTGGCCGCCCTCCTCCCGCCCAGCGCCGAAGGGCTCAAGGGCAAGGCCGCCATTGCCAGCGCGCGCCTGGCTTACCGCGACTTCCTGGGCGACAGCGGCTTCGCCGTCTTTGCCGCCTTTGGCGCCACGCCCCAGTGGCTGCTGTGGGCCAGCACCGGCACCAAGGACCCGGCCATGCGCGACGTCACCTACGTGGAAGAACTGATCGGCGCCGGCACCGTCAATACCGTGCCCGACGCCACCCTGCTTGCCTTCCGCGACCATGGTGAAGCACGTCCATCGCTGGCCGAAGGTGTCGAGGAAGCCCAGGCCACCCTCGCTCAACTCAGCCGCCATGGTATTGAACTCGATACAATTGGTAACGACCTGTTGCGCCAAGGACTGACACAATTCGAACAAGCCTATGCCAGCTTGCTGGCGTTGCTGGATTGA